GAAACGCATCAGCTTTGCCGGAACCAAGGACAAAAGAGCAAGGACCACCCAGAAGATCAGTATCTACGATATTGGCGAAAAAGAGATGGAAAACTTCCACATGAAAGATGTGGAAATAAACGTGATCGGAAGGTCCGACAGGTCCGTTGAACTCGGTGACCTTTACGGAAATGAGTTTGTGATCACGATCAGGGATATCGATCAAAAGCCGGAAGAGCTTAACTCACATCTTACGACAATAGGTGAAGAGATAAAATCCTATGGAGGAGTTCCGAACTTCTTCGGGATACAGCGTTTTGGCGCCATCAGACCTGTGACTCACCTTGTAGGCGAGCACATTCTCAGGGGAGATTTTGAGAAGGCAGCGCTCACATATATAGCAAAGTCATTCCCTGATGAGCCCGATGAAGTAAGAGAGGTACGCGATATGGTCTGGGAGGACAGGGACTTTGTTGAAGGACTCAAACTCTATCCCCTGCGCCTGAGATATGAAAGAGCGATGATGCATTATCTGGTTGAAAATCCGGGAGATTACAGAGGTTGCTTTGGGGTGCTTTCCAGAAATATCAGCAGACTTTTCGTACATGCGTACCAGTCATACGTTTTCAACAGGATAGTCTGTCGCCGTATAGAGAAAGGACTTCCGTTGAATGAAGCAGTACCTGGAGACATTGTCTGTTTCAAGAATAAAGAAGGTCTGCCGGATGTCACAAGAACACAGCAGGTAACAGGGGAAAATGTTGACGGGATGAATAATCTTATCCGAAGGAAAAGGGCTTTTGTTACTGCTCCCCTGATCGGCTACGATACCGAAATGGCTTCCGATGAGCCTGGAATAATTGAAAGTAATATCTTTTCCGAAACCGGCCTGTCAGTAAATGATTTCAAGGTAGCAGATATGCCGGACATGGCTTCAAAGGGACTTCGCAGGGAGATACTTCTCCATTGCGAACCTTCTTTCCAGGTTGCTGAGGATGAACTCAATCCCGGAAAAAGCAAGGCAACCCTGGATTTTACACTTCCCAAAGGAAGCTATGCAACAACGGTTCTCAGAGAATATATGAAAGTGGAACCGCTTAAAATGAGTTAGAGGGACATATGTCCCTTTAGAACATAGAATTATTAACTTTATTTTTCAGTCAAGCATAGACTGTATGAAAGCTTTGAACGGTGGTGAAGGGCGTCCGGGCCTTGATTTGAATTCCGGATGGAATTGGGACCCGAAGAAGAATTTTTTATCGGGGATCTCTGCGATCTCCATCCTGTTGCGGTTCTTTCCGGAAAATATCATGCCCTTAGCTTCTATCCTGTCAACGTAATTCGGATTCACCTCATACCTGTGCCTGTGGCGCTCTACAATAATGGATGATCCGTATATTGTCTCGGCGAGTGAGCCGGCTTTTAAGCTTGCTTCGTAGTCTCCGAGACGCATGGTCGCACCCATATCCACCACATTTTCCTGCTCGGGAAGAAGATCAATTACAGGATATGGAGTGTTCTCGTCGAATTCCGTACTGTTGGCGTTCTGCAGGCCTACTACATTTCGTGCAAACTCGATAACCGAGAGCTGCATTCCCAGACAGAGTCCGAGATAGGGGATGTCGTTCTCACGTGCATACCTGATCGCCATGATCTTTCCTTCTATTCCCCTCTCACCAAAACCTCCGGGAACGAGGATACCATCATATTTCGAGAGCTCTTTCACCAGAGACGGATCTTCCTCAAAGGACTCGGAATCTATCCAGCTAGTACAGAAATTCACTCCACACTCAATGCATGCATGTTTGATGGATGCACTGATACTCAGATAGGAATCCTCAAGATGGGTATACTTGCCCACAATTCCGACATTTACAGTGTCCTTGAGTTTATTCATCCTGTCCACCATTTCAGACCATGAGTGATCTATGGTGTCGGAGCTGAGATCCATCAGTTTCATCAGGTAGCTGGTAAGACCCTCCTTTTCCATCATGAGAGGAACTTCATAGATGTCAGCGGCATCATGGGCACTGATCACAGCTTCCTCGGGAACGTCACA
The window above is part of the Methanolobus zinderi genome. Proteins encoded here:
- the truD gene encoding tRNA pseudouridine(13) synthase TruD, translated to MDIPPVEKQTGIDLYCTSVEGLGGRLRQEVDDFVVKEISNRDEGDSGKHLVIELSKSNWDMHHLVRDMSRKLGISQKRISFAGTKDKRARTTQKISIYDIGEKEMENFHMKDVEINVIGRSDRSVELGDLYGNEFVITIRDIDQKPEELNSHLTTIGEEIKSYGGVPNFFGIQRFGAIRPVTHLVGEHILRGDFEKAALTYIAKSFPDEPDEVREVRDMVWEDRDFVEGLKLYPLRLRYERAMMHYLVENPGDYRGCFGVLSRNISRLFVHAYQSYVFNRIVCRRIEKGLPLNEAVPGDIVCFKNKEGLPDVTRTQQVTGENVDGMNNLIRRKRAFVTAPLIGYDTEMASDEPGIIESNIFSETGLSVNDFKVADMPDMASKGLRREILLHCEPSFQVAEDELNPGKSKATLDFTLPKGSYATTVLREYMKVEPLKMS
- the pyrG gene encoding glutamine hydrolyzing CTP synthase; its protein translation is MKYIIVTGGVMSGLGKGITTASIGRNLKNKGYKVTAIKIDPYINIDAGTMSPFQHGEVFVLKDGGEVDLDLGNYERFLDTELTRDHNLTTGKVYESVIAKERRGEYLGKTVQIIPHITNEIKERIRRVAAKSGADICLIEVGGTVGDIESMPFLEAVRQMHREDPKGDIAFVHVTLVPLDPQGDQKTKPTQHSVKELRELGLTPNVIVTRCKEPLLESTSSKIALFCDVPEEAVISAHDAADIYEVPLMMEKEGLTSYLMKLMDLSSDTIDHSWSEMVDRMNKLKDTVNVGIVGKYTHLEDSYLSISASIKHACIECGVNFCTSWIDSESFEEDPSLVKELSKYDGILVPGGFGERGIEGKIMAIRYARENDIPYLGLCLGMQLSVIEFARNVVGLQNANSTEFDENTPYPVIDLLPEQENVVDMGATMRLGDYEASLKAGSLAETIYGSSIIVERHRHRYEVNPNYVDRIEAKGMIFSGKNRNRMEIAEIPDKKFFFGSQFHPEFKSRPGRPSPPFKAFIQSMLD